A genomic window from Corynebacterium fournieri includes:
- the rpmD gene encoding 50S ribosomal protein L30, with product MALKITLHHGKVGEKPVTRKNLEALGLRKIGQSVVKKDNAATRGQILKVRHLVTVEEVAGE from the coding sequence ATGGCACTGAAGATTACGTTGCACCACGGCAAGGTCGGCGAGAAGCCGGTTACCCGTAAGAACCTCGAGGCTCTCGGTCTGCGCAAGATCGGCCAGTCCGTGGTTAAGAAGGACAACGCTGCTACCCGCGGCCAGATCCTCAAGGTGCGTCACCTCGTCACCGTTGAAGAAGTTGCAGGGGAGTAG
- the map gene encoding type I methionyl aminopeptidase: MVFRKRKIAAKTPAELDAMEAAGRIVGVALQEVRAAAKPGVSTLELDQVAEAVIRDHGAVPTFLGYQGFTGSICASVNEVVVHGIPSSSIVLKEGDLISIDCGATFDGWVGDSAWSFGVGELAPEVDALNKATEWVLAEGLKAMVPGNRLTDVSHALERATYAAEERFGVDLGIVDGYGGHGIGHTMHEEPYLANEGKPNRGPVIQDGSVLAIEPMLILGGEVDTEVLEDEWTVVSVDRSPAAHWEHTVAATAEGPRILTPRGKNAGAL, from the coding sequence ATGGTGTTTCGCAAACGCAAAATCGCGGCCAAGACGCCGGCTGAGCTCGACGCCATGGAGGCCGCCGGCCGCATCGTCGGCGTGGCGCTGCAAGAGGTGCGCGCCGCCGCCAAGCCGGGCGTGAGCACGCTCGAGCTGGACCAGGTGGCCGAGGCAGTGATCCGCGACCACGGGGCGGTACCGACGTTTTTGGGCTACCAGGGTTTTACCGGCTCCATCTGCGCTTCGGTGAATGAGGTTGTGGTGCACGGCATTCCGTCGTCAAGCATCGTGCTCAAAGAAGGTGACTTAATCTCGATCGACTGCGGCGCCACCTTTGATGGCTGGGTCGGCGACAGCGCATGGTCGTTCGGCGTCGGCGAGCTGGCGCCGGAAGTAGATGCCCTGAACAAGGCCACGGAGTGGGTGCTGGCGGAGGGGCTGAAGGCGATGGTGCCGGGAAACAGGCTCACCGACGTCTCCCACGCCCTGGAGCGGGCCACCTACGCCGCCGAAGAACGCTTCGGGGTGGACCTGGGCATCGTCGACGGCTACGGCGGCCACGGCATCGGGCACACGATGCACGAGGAGCCGTACCTGGCAAACGAGGGCAAACCCAACCGGGGGCCGGTGATCCAGGATGGTTCCGTGCTCGCCATCGAGCCGATGCTCATCCTCGGCGGGGAAGTGGACACCGAGGTGCTCGAGGACGAATGGACTGTGGTGTCCGTCGACCGCTCGCCCGCGGCCCACTGGGAGCACACTGTCGCAGCGACCGCCGAAGGGCCGCGGATTCTTACGCCGCGCGGGAAAAACGCTGGCGCGTTGTAG
- a CDS encoding DNA-directed RNA polymerase subunit alpha codes for MLISQRPELTEEYIDTNRSKFIIEPLEPGFGYTLGNSLRRTLLSSIPGAAVTSIKIDGVLHEFTTINGVKENVSEIILNIKDIVLSSDSDEPVVMQLAVEGPGDVTAGDIEPPAGVEIHNPDLHIASLNEQARLEMELVVERGRGYVPAMPNSGGEAGRIPVDQIYSPVTRVAYKVEATRVEQRTDFDKLIIDVETKNSMTARDALASAGSTLVELFGLARELNTAAEGIEIGPSAQETEYIAAYSTPIEDLNFSVRSYNCLKRQDIHTVGELAECTESDLLDIRNFGQKSINEVKIKLASLGLTLKDAPEDFDPTQIEGYDAETGDYVDTSADETE; via the coding sequence ATGCTCATCTCTCAGCGTCCTGAATTGACCGAGGAGTACATCGACACCAACCGCTCGAAGTTCATCATCGAGCCGCTCGAGCCTGGTTTCGGTTACACCCTGGGCAACTCCCTGCGCCGCACGCTGCTGTCGTCCATCCCGGGCGCAGCCGTGACCTCCATCAAGATCGACGGTGTGCTCCACGAGTTCACCACGATCAACGGTGTCAAGGAGAACGTCTCTGAGATCATCCTCAACATCAAGGACATCGTGCTGTCCTCCGACTCCGACGAGCCGGTTGTCATGCAGCTCGCCGTTGAGGGACCCGGCGACGTCACCGCTGGCGACATCGAGCCGCCGGCCGGTGTGGAGATCCACAACCCGGACCTGCACATCGCGTCGCTGAACGAGCAGGCTCGCCTGGAGATGGAGCTTGTTGTCGAGCGCGGCCGCGGCTACGTCCCGGCCATGCCTAACTCCGGCGGCGAGGCCGGCCGTATCCCGGTCGACCAGATCTACTCGCCGGTGACCCGCGTCGCCTACAAGGTTGAGGCGACCCGTGTCGAGCAGCGCACCGACTTTGACAAGCTGATCATCGATGTGGAGACCAAGAACTCCATGACCGCACGCGACGCCCTCGCGTCGGCCGGTTCCACCCTGGTGGAGCTCTTCGGCCTGGCGCGCGAGCTGAACACCGCGGCCGAGGGCATCGAGATCGGCCCGTCGGCGCAGGAGACCGAGTACATCGCCGCGTACTCCACGCCGATCGAGGACCTGAACTTCTCCGTGCGCTCCTACAACTGCCTGAAGCGCCAGGACATCCACACGGTCGGTGAGCTCGCAGAGTGCACCGAAAGCGACCTGCTGGATATCCGCAACTTCGGCCAGAAGTCCATCAACGAGGTCAAGATCAAGCTGGCTAGCTTGGGCCTGACCCTCAAGGATGCTCCGGAAGATTTCGACCCGACCCAGATCGAAGGCTATGACGCCGAGACTGGAGACTACGTCGACACCAGCGCGGACGAGACCGAGTAA
- the rpsM gene encoding 30S ribosomal protein S13, which yields MARLAGVDLPRNKRMEIALTYIYGIGATRAQELLEKTGISPDLRTDNLTDDQLAALRDAIESSYTVEGDLRREVQADIRRKIEIGSYQGMRHRRGLPVRGQRTKTNARTRKGPKKTIAGKKK from the coding sequence ATGGCACGTCTAGCTGGTGTGGATCTCCCGCGCAACAAGCGCATGGAGATCGCTCTCACCTACATCTATGGCATCGGTGCAACCCGCGCTCAGGAACTGCTCGAGAAGACGGGCATTTCTCCGGACCTGCGCACTGATAATCTGACCGACGATCAGCTTGCTGCGCTGCGTGACGCGATCGAGTCTTCCTACACCGTGGAGGGCGATCTGCGCCGCGAGGTGCAGGCAGACATCCGCCGCAAGATTGAAATCGGCTCCTACCAGGGCATGCGCCACCGTCGTGGCCTGCCCGTCCGCGGCCAGCGCACCAAGACCAACGCGCGTACCCGCAAGGGCCCGAAGAAGACCATCGCAGGAAAGAAGAAGTAA
- the rplQ gene encoding 50S ribosomal protein L17: MPTPKKGARLGGSAGHQKHILSNLALALFEHGAIKTTDAKARQLRPYAEKLITKAKKGTVADRRAVLAELPNKEVVTYLFDQLAPKFANRDGGYTRSIKLENRPGDNAPMTQISLVLEETVSSEATRAARAAASRQAEEAKAEEAPAEDAKVEEAPAEETAEEK; encoded by the coding sequence ATGCCTACCCCGAAGAAGGGCGCCCGTCTCGGAGGCTCGGCCGGCCACCAGAAGCACATTCTGTCCAACCTGGCCCTGGCCCTGTTCGAGCACGGCGCTATCAAGACGACGGACGCGAAGGCCCGCCAGCTGCGTCCCTACGCCGAGAAGCTGATCACCAAGGCGAAGAAGGGCACCGTGGCCGACCGCCGCGCCGTCCTGGCCGAGCTGCCGAACAAGGAGGTCGTGACCTACCTGTTCGACCAGCTCGCACCGAAGTTCGCCAACCGCGACGGCGGCTACACCCGCTCCATCAAGCTGGAGAACCGCCCGGGCGACAACGCTCCGATGACCCAGATTTCTCTGGTGCTCGAGGAGACCGTGTCTTCCGAGGCCACCCGCGCAGCCCGCGCTGCCGCTTCCCGCCAGGCCGAGGAGGCCAAGGCTGAGGAGGCTCCGGCCGAGGACGCCAAGGTTGAAGAGGCTCCGGCTGAGGAGACCGCAGAGGAGAAGTAG
- the secY gene encoding preprotein translocase subunit SecY, whose protein sequence is MSAIAQVFKDPDLRKKILITLALMILYRVGCQIPTPGVDYGLINQRLDEIAQGDRATMFSIIGLFSGGALLQLSIFAIGIMPYITASIIVQLLTVVIPKFEELKKEGQSGQAKMTQYTRYLTVALALLQSAGIVALADREQLLGQGMPVLVEDRNIWTLLMMIIVMTSGAVLIMWLGEIITEKGVGNGMSLLIFAGIATQIPSEGAFIFQQSGGVTLALVVAALIALVVGIVFIEQGQRRIPVQYAKRMVGRRQYGGSSTYLPLKVNQAGVIPVIFASSLMYVPVLITQIVTMNQPTPPDNWWMNHVMAWLQNPGSWQYILAYVVLIIFFSYFYVSIQYDPVDQAENMKKYGGFIPGIRPGRPTAEYLAFVMNRLLFVGAIYLAVIAVLPNLAMDAGITGSGRMGMSAFGGTAILIMVSVALTTVKQIESQLLQSNYEGLLR, encoded by the coding sequence GTGTCCGCTATTGCTCAGGTGTTCAAGGACCCTGATCTTCGCAAGAAGATCCTGATCACCCTTGCGCTGATGATTCTGTACCGCGTCGGCTGCCAGATTCCGACCCCCGGCGTGGATTACGGCTTGATTAACCAACGGTTGGATGAGATCGCCCAGGGCGACCGGGCGACGATGTTTTCCATCATCGGCCTGTTCTCGGGCGGCGCGCTGCTGCAGCTGTCCATCTTCGCCATCGGCATCATGCCGTACATTACGGCTTCCATCATCGTGCAGCTGCTCACCGTGGTGATCCCGAAGTTCGAGGAGCTGAAGAAGGAAGGCCAGTCCGGCCAGGCCAAGATGACGCAGTACACGCGCTACCTCACGGTGGCGCTGGCGCTGCTGCAGTCCGCTGGCATCGTCGCTCTGGCCGACCGTGAGCAGCTGCTCGGCCAGGGTATGCCGGTGCTGGTGGAGGACCGCAACATCTGGACGCTGCTCATGATGATCATCGTGATGACCTCCGGCGCTGTGCTGATCATGTGGCTCGGCGAGATCATCACCGAAAAGGGCGTGGGCAACGGCATGTCCTTGCTCATCTTCGCCGGCATCGCCACCCAGATCCCGTCCGAGGGCGCCTTCATCTTCCAGCAGTCCGGCGGCGTCACCCTCGCCCTGGTCGTGGCCGCGTTGATCGCGCTTGTGGTGGGCATCGTGTTCATCGAGCAGGGCCAGCGTCGCATCCCGGTGCAGTACGCCAAGCGCATGGTGGGCCGCCGCCAGTACGGCGGTTCCTCGACCTACCTGCCGCTGAAGGTTAACCAGGCCGGCGTGATCCCGGTGATCTTTGCCTCCTCGCTGATGTACGTGCCGGTGCTGATCACCCAGATCGTCACCATGAACCAGCCCACCCCGCCGGACAACTGGTGGATGAACCACGTCATGGCGTGGCTGCAGAACCCGGGCTCCTGGCAGTACATCCTCGCCTACGTGGTGCTGATTATCTTCTTCTCCTACTTCTACGTCTCCATCCAGTACGACCCGGTGGACCAAGCGGAGAACATGAAGAAGTACGGTGGCTTCATTCCGGGCATCCGCCCGGGCCGCCCGACGGCGGAGTACCTGGCGTTTGTGATGAACCGCTTGCTGTTCGTCGGCGCGATCTACCTCGCCGTGATCGCTGTGCTTCCGAACCTGGCCATGGACGCCGGCATCACCGGCTCCGGACGCATGGGTATGAGCGCGTTCGGCGGCACCGCCATCCTGATTATGGTGTCCGTGGCCCTGACCACGGTGAAGCAAATTGAATCCCAGCTCCTGCAATCCAACTACGAAGGACTTCTGCGATAA
- the infA gene encoding translation initiation factor IF-1 — translation MAKEGAIEVEGRIVEPLKNAMFRVELDNGHEVLAHISGKMRQHYIRILPEDRVVVELSPYDLDRGRITYRYK, via the coding sequence ATGGCAAAAGAAGGCGCAATCGAGGTTGAGGGCCGCATTGTCGAGCCCTTGAAGAACGCGATGTTCCGGGTCGAACTGGACAACGGGCACGAGGTTCTCGCCCACATCAGTGGCAAGATGCGCCAGCACTACATCCGCATCCTCCCGGAGGACCGCGTCGTCGTGGAGCTTTCTCCCTACGACCTGGACCGCGGGCGCATCACTTACCGCTACAAGTAA
- the rpsD gene encoding 30S ribosomal protein S4, translating to MARYTGPATRKSRRLRVDLVGGDMSFERRPYPPGQAGRARIKESEYLLQLQEKQKARFTYGVMEKQFRRYYEEANRRPGKTGDNLLMLLESRLDNVVYRAGLAKTRRQARQLVSHGHFTVNGKKIDVPSFAVTQYDIIDVRDKSRSMLWFEEAQDNLLEAVVPAWLQVVPDTLRILVHQLPERAQIEVPLQEQLIVELYSK from the coding sequence ATGGCTCGTTATACCGGCCCTGCTACCCGTAAGTCCCGTCGCCTCCGCGTCGACCTCGTCGGCGGCGACATGTCCTTCGAGCGTCGCCCCTACCCTCCGGGGCAGGCTGGCCGCGCCCGCATCAAGGAGTCCGAGTACCTGCTCCAGCTGCAGGAGAAGCAGAAGGCTCGCTTCACCTACGGCGTGATGGAGAAGCAGTTCCGCCGCTACTACGAAGAGGCGAACCGTCGCCCGGGCAAGACCGGCGACAACCTGCTGATGCTGCTGGAGTCCCGTCTGGACAACGTCGTCTACCGCGCTGGTCTGGCAAAGACCCGTCGTCAGGCACGTCAGCTGGTCTCCCACGGCCACTTCACCGTCAACGGCAAGAAGATCGACGTCCCGTCCTTCGCCGTGACCCAGTACGACATCATCGATGTTCGCGACAAGTCCCGCAGCATGCTGTGGTTCGAAGAGGCTCAGGACAACCTGCTTGAGGCCGTCGTTCCGGCTTGGCTGCAGGTCGTTCCGGACACCCTGCGCATTCTCGTGCACCAGCTGCCCGAGCGCGCTCAGATCGAGGTGCCCCTGCAGGAGCAGCTCATCGTCGAGCTCTACTCGAAGTAG
- a CDS encoding adenylate kinase — MRLVLLGPPGAGKGTQAAILSEKLGVPHISTGDLFRANIGEGTPLGVEAKSYIDAGKLVPTDVTARMVEDRLNQDDATDGFLLDGFPRTVEQAEILGELLAKKGEKLDGVLNFVVDEDVVVERMLARGRADDNEETIRTRLGVYRDETAPLIQHYGDQIISIDAVGDVDEINQRAMEALGK, encoded by the coding sequence ATGCGTCTCGTTCTCCTTGGCCCTCCCGGTGCCGGCAAGGGCACCCAAGCCGCTATCCTCTCCGAGAAGCTCGGTGTGCCGCACATCTCCACGGGCGATCTCTTCCGCGCCAACATCGGCGAGGGCACCCCGCTCGGCGTTGAGGCGAAAAGCTACATCGACGCAGGCAAGCTCGTGCCCACCGACGTCACCGCGCGCATGGTGGAGGACCGCCTGAACCAGGACGATGCGACCGACGGCTTCCTGCTGGACGGCTTCCCCCGCACCGTGGAGCAGGCGGAAATCCTCGGCGAGCTGCTGGCGAAGAAGGGCGAGAAGCTCGACGGCGTGCTCAACTTCGTGGTCGACGAGGACGTTGTGGTCGAGCGCATGCTCGCGCGCGGCCGCGCCGACGACAACGAGGAGACCATCCGCACCCGTCTGGGCGTCTACCGCGACGAGACCGCCCCGCTGATCCAGCACTACGGCGACCAGATCATCTCCATCGACGCGGTCGGCGACGTGGACGAGATCAACCAGCGCGCCATGGAGGCGCTGGGCAAGTAG
- the rplR gene encoding 50S ribosomal protein L18, translating to MSNTAENTKRTPVGKDISSRRREARARRHSRIRKTLRGTPETPRLVVHRSSRHIHVQVIDDLAGHTLVSASSIEPDVRNLEGDKKDKAAKVGQLVAERAKAAGIEAIVFDRGGYKYHGRVAALAEAAREGGLKF from the coding sequence ATGAGCAATACCGCAGAGAACACCAAGCGCACTCCGGTTGGCAAGGACATCTCGTCCCGCCGCCGCGAGGCTCGCGCACGTCGCCACAGCCGCATCCGCAAGACGCTGCGTGGCACCCCGGAGACCCCGCGTCTCGTTGTGCACCGCTCCTCGCGTCACATCCACGTCCAGGTCATCGACGACCTCGCGGGCCACACCCTGGTTTCCGCGTCGTCCATCGAGCCGGACGTTCGCAACCTGGAGGGCGACAAGAAGGACAAGGCCGCCAAGGTTGGCCAGCTCGTCGCTGAGCGGGCCAAGGCTGCAGGCATCGAAGCAATCGTCTTCGACCGCGGCGGCTACAAGTACCACGGCCGCGTTGCTGCGCTGGCCGAGGCAGCTCGTGAAGGTGGTCTGAAGTTCTAA
- the rpsE gene encoding 30S ribosomal protein S5, producing the protein MAERERRDGGRSADNQKNNDRGGRGGRGRRDDRRNNHNDERDKYIERVITINRVAKTVKGGRNMSFTALVVVGDGEGMVGVGYGKAKEVPAAIQKGAEEARKNFFRVPMIAGTIPHPVQAEQAAGIVMLRPAAPGTGVIAGGAVRPVLECAGIQDILAKSLGSDNALNVVQATVAGLKQLVRPEEVAAKRGKSVEEVAPARMLRARAGQEA; encoded by the coding sequence ATGGCCGAACGTGAACGGCGTGACGGCGGGCGCTCCGCCGACAACCAGAAGAACAACGACCGCGGTGGCCGCGGCGGCCGTGGCCGTCGCGACGACCGTCGCAACAACCACAACGACGAGCGCGACAAGTACATCGAGCGCGTCATCACCATCAACCGCGTTGCTAAGACCGTCAAGGGCGGCCGCAACATGTCCTTCACCGCACTCGTCGTCGTCGGCGACGGTGAGGGCATGGTCGGTGTCGGCTACGGCAAGGCAAAGGAAGTTCCCGCCGCAATCCAGAAGGGCGCAGAGGAAGCTCGCAAGAACTTCTTCCGCGTCCCGATGATCGCGGGCACCATTCCGCACCCGGTCCAGGCAGAGCAGGCCGCTGGCATCGTCATGCTGCGCCCGGCTGCTCCGGGTACCGGTGTCATCGCCGGTGGCGCCGTACGTCCGGTGCTCGAGTGCGCTGGTATCCAGGACATCCTGGCCAAGTCCCTCGGCTCCGACAACGCGCTGAACGTGGTCCAGGCAACCGTCGCTGGTCTCAAGCAGCTTGTCCGCCCCGAAGAGGTGGCTGCCAAGCGCGGCAAGTCCGTCGAGGAAGTTGCACCGGCTCGCATGCTGCGCGCACGCGCAGGACAGGAGGCCTAA
- the truA gene encoding tRNA pseudouridine(38-40) synthase TruA translates to MDDTLRLRLDIAYDGTDFHGWARQKGGLRTVQQTIEEALSLVLRTDVALTVAGRTDAGVHAAGQVAHADIPAETLNQRSIEGDPGRLVRRLAKLLPEDVRVFDVREAPAGFDARFSALARTYVYRVTTHPAGALPTRARDTAVWPKPVELDAVQACADALVGLNNYAAFCRPKEHATTIREVHAFTWREVEPMLYEARITADAFCWNMVRALVATCLTVGQGRRAPQWPKELLLRDARAADVPLAPARGLTLVGVDYPAEDALAARAEATRAKREM, encoded by the coding sequence ATGGACGACACGCTGCGCCTGCGCCTCGACATCGCATACGACGGCACCGACTTCCACGGCTGGGCGCGCCAAAAAGGGGGCCTGCGCACCGTCCAGCAAACCATCGAGGAGGCACTGTCGCTGGTGCTGCGCACCGACGTTGCGCTGACCGTGGCGGGCCGCACCGACGCGGGCGTGCACGCCGCCGGGCAGGTCGCCCACGCGGACATCCCCGCCGAAACGCTGAACCAGCGCTCGATTGAGGGGGATCCGGGGCGGCTGGTGCGTCGCTTAGCAAAGCTGCTGCCTGAAGACGTCCGCGTGTTCGACGTGCGCGAGGCACCCGCCGGCTTCGACGCCCGCTTTTCCGCGCTGGCCCGCACGTACGTCTACCGCGTGACCACCCACCCGGCCGGCGCGCTGCCCACCCGCGCGCGCGATACCGCCGTGTGGCCGAAACCCGTCGAGCTGGATGCGGTGCAGGCCTGCGCCGACGCGCTCGTCGGCTTGAACAACTACGCCGCCTTCTGCCGCCCGAAGGAACACGCCACCACGATCCGCGAGGTGCACGCCTTCACGTGGCGCGAGGTCGAACCGATGCTGTACGAGGCGCGAATCACCGCCGACGCCTTCTGCTGGAACATGGTCCGCGCACTCGTGGCCACCTGCCTGACCGTGGGCCAGGGCCGGCGCGCGCCCCAGTGGCCTAAGGAGCTTTTGCTTCGCGACGCCCGCGCCGCCGACGTCCCCCTCGCCCCTGCACGCGGACTCACTCTTGTGGGGGTGGACTACCCAGCAGAAGACGCGTTGGCGGCGCGAGCCGAAGCGACGAGAGCCAAGCGCGAGATGTAG
- a CDS encoding L,D-transpeptidase: protein MSYRPRHAKQSPLKRRATTFAAGLGVVASLAAPVNAQAAPAQNPVAMSSLDALSTQANNSFANLDKSARDAAWNIRTQLRQQADALASINPELPAQAKQRIDDILEVFFPGLIAEKTPKPKPKPAPAPAPAPKPAPASEPAPAPQQNPRGDFNYGPCPADAKACVDIDGRRSWLQNNGVMYYQSGLIGPGKPGQETPRGTFYVNRKVKDEISWEFGNAPMPYATYFTYNGIAFHQGDPQYLSNGCVRMYRGDAERYFNDLQIGDKVYVF, encoded by the coding sequence ATGTCTTACCGCCCCCGTCACGCAAAGCAGTCGCCGCTGAAGCGACGCGCCACCACGTTCGCCGCCGGTCTCGGTGTCGTCGCATCCCTGGCCGCCCCGGTGAACGCGCAGGCTGCGCCCGCGCAGAACCCGGTTGCGATGTCCAGCCTGGACGCGCTGTCCACGCAGGCAAACAACTCCTTCGCCAACCTGGACAAGTCTGCGCGTGACGCCGCGTGGAACATCCGCACCCAGCTGCGCCAGCAGGCAGACGCCCTGGCGTCGATCAACCCCGAGCTGCCGGCCCAGGCCAAGCAGCGCATCGACGACATCCTCGAGGTGTTCTTCCCGGGCCTGATCGCGGAGAAGACCCCGAAGCCGAAGCCGAAGCCCGCACCGGCACCCGCTCCCGCACCGAAGCCGGCACCGGCCTCTGAACCAGCGCCGGCGCCGCAGCAGAACCCGCGCGGCGACTTCAACTACGGCCCGTGCCCGGCTGACGCGAAGGCCTGCGTCGACATCGACGGCCGCCGCTCCTGGCTGCAGAACAATGGCGTGATGTACTACCAGTCCGGTCTGATTGGCCCGGGCAAGCCCGGCCAGGAGACCCCGCGCGGCACCTTCTACGTCAACCGCAAGGTCAAAGACGAGATCTCCTGGGAGTTCGGCAACGCTCCCATGCCGTACGCGACGTACTTCACTTACAACGGCATCGCGTTCCACCAGGGCGATCCTCAGTACTTGTCCAACGGCTGCGTGCGCATGTACCGCGGCGATGCAGAGCGTTACTTCAACGACCTGCAGATCGGCGACAAGGTCTACGTGTTCTAA
- the rplO gene encoding 50S ribosomal protein L15, giving the protein MADIIKLHDLRPAEGANKAKTRVGRGEASKGKTAGRGTKGTKARKQVSAAFEGGQMPLHMRLPKLKGFKNPNRVEYQVVNVADLAEAFPQGGDIAIADIVAKGLVRPKQPVKVLAEGDINVALNVTANKFSKSAEEKIKAAGGSATTVDFSKRAAQN; this is encoded by the coding sequence ATGGCTGACATCATCAAGCTCCATGATCTGCGCCCGGCAGAGGGCGCAAACAAGGCCAAGACCCGCGTCGGTCGCGGTGAGGCCTCCAAGGGTAAGACCGCCGGCCGCGGTACCAAGGGCACCAAGGCTCGTAAGCAGGTTTCCGCTGCTTTCGAGGGTGGCCAGATGCCGCTGCACATGCGTCTGCCGAAGCTGAAGGGCTTCAAGAACCCGAACCGCGTCGAGTACCAGGTGGTCAACGTCGCGGATCTGGCAGAGGCCTTCCCGCAGGGTGGCGACATCGCCATCGCCGACATCGTTGCCAAGGGCCTCGTGCGCCCGAAGCAGCCGGTGAAGGTGCTGGCAGAGGGCGACATCAACGTCGCACTCAACGTCACCGCAAACAAGTTCTCCAAGTCCGCTGAGGAGAAGATCAAGGCTGCTGGCGGTTCCGCCACCACCGTTGATTTCTCCAAGCGCGCTGCGCAGAACTAG
- the rpsK gene encoding 30S ribosomal protein S11, whose translation MAPQTRSGARRGRRTAKKNVAAGHAYIKSTFNNTIVSITDPQGNVISWASSGHVGFKGSRKSTPFAAQMAAENAARKAMDHGMKKVDVFVKGPGSGRETAIRSLQAAGLEVSSISDVTPQPFNGCRPPKRRRV comes from the coding sequence ATGGCTCCTCAGACTCGTTCCGGTGCGCGTCGCGGACGCCGCACCGCCAAGAAGAACGTGGCCGCTGGCCACGCCTACATCAAGTCCACCTTCAACAACACCATCGTGTCCATCACGGACCCGCAGGGCAACGTGATCTCCTGGGCATCCTCCGGCCACGTCGGCTTCAAGGGCTCCCGTAAGTCCACGCCGTTCGCTGCGCAGATGGCTGCCGAGAACGCTGCCCGCAAGGCAATGGACCACGGCATGAAGAAGGTCGACGTCTTTGTCAAGGGTCCGGGCTCCGGCCGCGAGACCGCAATCCGTTCGCTCCAGGCTGCCGGCCTGGAGGTCTCTTCGATCTCCGACGTGACGCCGCAGCCGTTCAACGGCTGCCGTCCGCCGAAGCGTCGTCGCGTTTAA